A region from the Haloarcula limicola genome encodes:
- a CDS encoding universal stress protein, with the protein MPQVVVPVRYPLSENSRATLSAAVDVAEEEDADLTVLHVNLYQGGHNVSRAQLKSAVEREFGHLPRTRYVVRSGMLVEETILDEVAAQDADVVVIGDKQVSRWRSMIRRLVDDPDIERYLRDELDCDVVTVSPNSQPSRYSPSSRSSDD; encoded by the coding sequence ATGCCACAGGTCGTCGTCCCGGTCCGGTATCCGCTCTCCGAGAACTCGCGTGCGACCCTCTCGGCGGCCGTCGACGTCGCCGAGGAGGAGGACGCTGATCTGACAGTTCTGCACGTCAACCTCTATCAGGGCGGCCACAACGTCTCACGGGCGCAACTGAAGAGCGCCGTCGAACGGGAGTTCGGTCACCTGCCCCGGACGCGCTACGTCGTCCGCTCGGGGATGCTCGTCGAGGAGACGATCCTCGACGAGGTCGCCGCGCAGGACGCCGACGTGGTCGTTATCGGCGACAAACAGGTGAGTCGCTGGCGGTCGATGATCCGCCGTCTCGTGGACGACCCCGACATCGAACGCTACCTCCGGGACGAGCTGGACTGCGACGTGGTCACGGTGAGCCCGAACAGTCAGCCCTCGCGGTACTCGCCGTCGTCGCGCTCCTCGGACGACTGA
- a CDS encoding DUF5816 domain-containing protein: protein MEERTGPDGETLFVDREDGDIGTKGPFYTVYVEADRERRWGYFCGNCETFNNAMDSMGRIRCNECSNLRKAEEWDAAHE from the coding sequence ATGGAAGAACGCACTGGTCCGGACGGCGAGACGCTCTTCGTGGACCGCGAGGACGGCGACATCGGGACGAAGGGGCCGTTCTACACCGTCTACGTCGAGGCCGACCGCGAGCGCCGCTGGGGGTACTTCTGTGGCAACTGCGAGACGTTCAACAACGCGATGGACTCGATGGGGCGCATCCGCTGTAACGAGTGCAGCAACCTCCGGAAGGCCGAGGAGTGGGACGCGGCCCACGAGTGA
- a CDS encoding DUF7116 family protein, whose protein sequence is MGVVTTSLGERAQSIFDDIGYSVSRTESGIRAEHEWRNVHVTVVEDQETLPETGELRCFVTWAADASDLGRRLGGMDVEYDWAVIGVREDGGYDVVHP, encoded by the coding sequence ATGGGGGTCGTTACCACATCCCTCGGCGAGCGGGCCCAGTCGATTTTCGACGACATCGGATACTCCGTGTCGCGCACAGAGTCCGGCATCCGAGCCGAACACGAGTGGCGCAACGTCCACGTCACCGTCGTCGAAGACCAGGAGACGCTTCCGGAGACAGGGGAGTTGCGCTGTTTCGTCACCTGGGCGGCCGACGCCTCGGACCTCGGCCGTCGCCTCGGTGGTATGGACGTGGAGTACGACTGGGCCGTCATCGGCGTCCGCGAGGACGGCGGCTACGACGTCGTTCACCCGTAG
- a CDS encoding bifunctional metallophosphatase/5'-nucleotidase, which yields MGPRLLHYSDVESAHDDPDRIGRLAGTLTSLNDAETLLVGSGDNTAPGVLSMVTEGRQSLDFFAAVEPDFETFGNHDFDHGLAATREVVERSPQTWLTANVRRDGDRFLADETESRALREVVGTTVGFVGVTNTATGAANPSADPLAFTDPFAAVADAAAALRARGADLVVVVSHLGRDDDELARRCDVDVILGGHVHERRIDRIDDTLLTRPGSNGHAVVDVDLGGARPTAEFRAVEDGEPMERVASAIEGRLAETGLNEVVARVEEPISREQTDAYGGESRIGNVVADAYRWATGADVGLQNGGGIRRDESPLAGDVTVADLVSVVPFEEPVVVAEVTGAELRSICREASGRVVDHGDADWWHAHVSGLELVWDRETQSVERLRVGGEPVVDAETYTLATSEYLLHTTVEFPTLTESHRVAAYDLQYEVLADYARSEGIDASVTGRVVRR from the coding sequence ATGGGTCCTCGCCTCCTCCACTACTCCGACGTCGAGAGCGCCCACGACGACCCCGACCGCATCGGGCGGTTGGCCGGGACGCTGACCTCGCTGAACGACGCCGAGACGCTGCTCGTCGGCAGCGGCGACAACACCGCTCCAGGGGTCCTCTCGATGGTGACCGAGGGACGGCAGTCGCTCGACTTCTTCGCGGCGGTCGAACCGGACTTCGAGACCTTCGGAAACCACGATTTCGATCACGGCCTGGCCGCCACGCGCGAGGTCGTCGAGCGCTCCCCGCAGACATGGCTGACCGCGAACGTCCGCCGCGACGGCGACCGCTTCCTCGCCGACGAGACGGAGTCGCGGGCGCTGCGGGAGGTGGTCGGCACGACCGTCGGGTTCGTCGGCGTGACCAACACCGCCACCGGGGCCGCCAACCCGTCGGCCGACCCGCTGGCGTTCACCGACCCGTTCGCCGCCGTCGCCGACGCCGCGGCCGCGCTCAGGGCGCGGGGCGCGGATCTGGTGGTCGTCGTCTCGCACCTCGGCCGGGACGACGACGAACTCGCGCGCCGCTGCGACGTGGACGTGATTCTCGGCGGGCACGTCCACGAGCGACGCATCGACCGCATCGACGACACACTCCTCACGCGTCCGGGGTCGAACGGTCACGCCGTCGTCGACGTCGACCTCGGCGGCGCGCGGCCGACCGCCGAGTTCCGGGCCGTCGAGGACGGCGAACCCATGGAGAGGGTCGCGTCGGCCATCGAGGGACGCCTCGCGGAGACGGGGCTGAACGAGGTCGTCGCCCGCGTCGAGGAGCCGATCTCGCGCGAGCAGACCGACGCCTACGGCGGCGAGAGCCGCATCGGCAACGTCGTCGCCGACGCCTACCGCTGGGCGACCGGCGCGGACGTGGGTCTCCAGAACGGCGGCGGCATCCGGCGCGACGAGTCACCGCTCGCGGGCGACGTGACCGTCGCGGACCTTGTCTCGGTCGTCCCCTTCGAGGAACCGGTCGTCGTCGCCGAAGTCACGGGCGCGGAACTGCGCTCTATCTGCCGGGAGGCCAGCGGTCGGGTGGTCGACCACGGCGACGCCGACTGGTGGCACGCCCACGTCAGCGGTCTCGAACTGGTCTGGGACCGCGAGACGCAGTCCGTCGAGCGGCTTCGCGTCGGCGGCGAGCCCGTAGTCGACGCGGAGACGTACACGCTCGCCACATCGGAGTACCTCCTGCACACGACCGTCGAGTTCCCGACGCTGACCGAGTCCCACCGCGTCGCCGCGTACGACCTCCAGTACGAGGTGCTCGCCGACTACGCTCGCAGCGAGGGCATCGACGCGTCGGTGACCGGTCGCGTGGTGCGTCGCTAG
- a CDS encoding mechanosensitive ion channel family protein yields MRSGHVRLFQGDGTPTPPTPTDTPAEVTQTLFSWLPFHIPTWAADLLASIVVIALAYGVSRLLVRLLGRRVAQQFRRPSLTRTVLRGIRAAVYVFALLTIMGIYGLEIGDIGLSVAVFSAVIGVVVAPIVGSFISGVFLLADQPYEIGDMIELADREQTGFVEDITLRHTKVFTLDNTFLVIPNGSMRDRDVVNYSAEDPRTRLALDVLVTYESDVPEARSLIERAARNVDNVIEGGPNIRVGAARYPAAPTAYINNFADHGVLLTVRYWVTEPYKLLATRSKVQTNVWDALEDVDVEIAYPHSHLYFDETSGEMQVSVENRDRLTGRPPADAARDPERDVPSDAQSSEERDDGEYREG; encoded by the coding sequence ATGCGTTCCGGTCACGTCCGGTTGTTTCAGGGGGATGGAACCCCCACGCCGCCGACGCCCACGGACACTCCCGCGGAAGTGACGCAGACGCTGTTCTCGTGGCTCCCGTTCCACATCCCGACGTGGGCCGCGGACCTCCTCGCCTCGATCGTCGTCATCGCGCTGGCCTACGGCGTCTCTCGGCTGCTGGTCCGACTGCTCGGCCGCCGGGTCGCTCAGCAGTTCCGTCGGCCGAGCCTCACGCGGACCGTCCTCCGCGGCATCCGCGCGGCCGTCTACGTCTTCGCGCTGCTCACCATCATGGGCATCTACGGGCTCGAAATCGGGGATATCGGGCTCTCGGTGGCCGTCTTCTCGGCCGTCATCGGTGTCGTCGTCGCGCCCATCGTCGGCAGTTTCATCTCCGGGGTCTTCCTGCTGGCCGACCAGCCCTACGAGATCGGCGACATGATAGAGCTCGCCGACCGCGAGCAGACCGGCTTCGTCGAGGACATCACGCTCAGACACACCAAGGTGTTCACGCTCGACAACACGTTTCTGGTCATCCCGAACGGGTCGATGCGGGACCGCGACGTCGTCAACTACTCCGCGGAGGACCCCCGGACCCGCCTCGCGCTCGACGTGCTGGTCACTTACGAGAGCGACGTCCCCGAGGCGCGGTCGCTCATCGAGCGGGCCGCGCGGAACGTGGACAACGTCATCGAGGGCGGGCCGAACATCCGCGTGGGGGCCGCCCGCTACCCGGCCGCGCCGACGGCGTACATCAACAACTTCGCCGACCACGGCGTCCTGCTGACCGTTCGCTACTGGGTGACCGAGCCGTACAAGCTGCTGGCCACCCGCTCGAAGGTCCAGACCAACGTCTGGGACGCCCTGGAGGACGTCGACGTGGAGATCGCCTATCCGCACTCGCACCTGTACTTCGACGAGACGAGCGGGGAGATGCAGGTGTCGGTGGAGAACCGCGACCGACTCACCGGGCGGCCGCCGGCCGACGCGGCGAGGGACCCGGAGCGGGACGTCCCGAGCGACGCTCAGTCGTCCGAGGAGCGCGACGACGGCGAGTACCGCGAGGGCTGA